The window TCTCGACGCCGATGTGCGGCTGAAAAAAGACGGGCTTGCGCGAATTCTGGAGGCCTATTCCGAATCGGGCTGCACCGTCTCGGTTCAGCCATGGCACCGCACCGAGAAATGTTATGAGCAGTTCTCGCTTCCGTTCAATCTGATTCAACATGCGGGCAACGGAACCGCTCTGAAAAAACCGCGCAGCATCGGTTTGTTCGGACCTGTCATTTTGATGCCGAAAACCGATTATTTTGCAATCGGCGGCCACAAAAGCGCCCGGAAGAGTGTGGTCGAGGACATGACGCTCGGTGAAAACCTGAAAAAGTCGGGACGCGCTTATCGTCTCTTTGTCGGCGACAGCGACGTCGCGTTCCGTATGTACGGCGGCGGGCTGGGCGACCTGCTGCGGGGTTGGGTCAAAAACGTCGCGACCGGCGCGTCCAAAACTCCGGCATTATTGATTCTTTTAATCATTCTCTGGGTTGCCTCGATGCTCACGCCGCCGATGCAGATTGTCAGATACGCCGCCGCGGGCGACTTGCTTTTCACGGCGCTTTTCTCGTTGTTGTATCTGTTTTGGGTCGTAGCCCTGACCGTTCTTTCAAAATGCGTCGG is drawn from Oscillospiraceae bacterium and contains these coding sequences:
- a CDS encoding glycosyltransferase family 2 protein; translation: MIFFWYHLCIVLLGFISAAILFFRFPHLPEKSKKLGKFPSLSVIIPARNEEKNLPLLLSDLRAQTLIPFEIICVDDASGDATAQIALDYDVKLISLQEKPEGWTGKTWACQNGADMAEGDLLLFLDADVRLKKDGLARILEAYSESGCTVSVQPWHRTEKCYEQFSLPFNLIQHAGNGTALKKPRSIGLFGPVILMPKTDYFAIGGHKSARKSVVEDMTLGENLKKSGRAYRLFVGDSDVAFRMYGGGLGDLLRGWVKNVATGASKTPALLILLIILWVASMLTPPMQIVRYAAAGDLLFTALFSLLYLFWVVALTVLSKCVGRFRFPAVLLYPVLLVVMLCVFAVSAFRKLFGLSVRWKGRDISTREH